Proteins from one Chitinophaga oryzae genomic window:
- a CDS encoding carboxymuconolactone decarboxylase family protein has product MSNTIQEFNDYRSKMNEVILGKQNKVINRLFNLDTNTYAEGALSTKTKEMLGLVASMVLRCDDCIKYHLGKCHEQGISTAEMYEIFAVANIVGGTIVIPHTRRAAEYWEELNNQ; this is encoded by the coding sequence ATGTCGAATACGATACAGGAGTTCAACGACTACCGCAGTAAGATGAACGAAGTGATTCTGGGAAAGCAGAACAAGGTGATTAACAGGCTGTTCAACCTCGATACCAACACCTATGCCGAGGGAGCGCTGAGTACTAAGACGAAAGAAATGCTGGGGCTGGTGGCGTCGATGGTGCTTCGCTGCGACGACTGCATCAAATACCATCTGGGCAAATGCCATGAGCAGGGTATCAGCACAGCGGAAATGTACGAGATCTTTGCCGTGGCCAACATTGTAGGCGGCACGATCGTTATTCCGCATACCCGCAGGGCAGCTGAATATTGGGAAGAGCTGAATAATCAGTAA
- a CDS encoding 2-oxoacid:ferredoxin oxidoreductase subunit beta, producing the protein MSTATIAPQALTAKDFATDQEVRWCPGCGDYSILKQVQTIMPSLGIPRENIVIVSGIGCSSRFPYYMNTYGMHSIHGRATAIASGLKATRPELSVWIVTGDGDGLSIGGNHTIHLLRRNFDVNVMLFNNQIYGLTKGQYSPTSEENKVTKSTPFGSIDHPFNPLALALGADATFIARSMDRDPKHLQELLKRSHAHKGASFLEIYQNCNIFNDGAFEIFTEKSSKAEETLFVEQGQPLIFGAQKNKGLRLDGLKPVVVELGSEYSAADLWIHDESDFYKAQLLTRLFDDPRIEGHMPRPFGVFYQTQRPTYEAVMAAQLEDAISRKGPGDLDKLLAGNETWTIS; encoded by the coding sequence ATGTCAACAGCAACTATAGCTCCGCAGGCCTTAACAGCCAAAGATTTTGCAACGGACCAGGAAGTACGCTGGTGCCCTGGCTGCGGCGACTACTCTATACTTAAACAGGTTCAAACCATTATGCCTTCGCTGGGCATTCCCCGCGAAAATATTGTGATCGTTTCCGGTATCGGCTGCTCTTCGCGTTTTCCTTATTACATGAATACTTACGGCATGCACTCGATCCACGGTCGTGCTACCGCCATCGCTTCCGGTCTCAAAGCTACCCGCCCCGAACTGAGCGTATGGATCGTTACTGGCGACGGCGACGGCCTGTCTATCGGCGGTAACCACACCATCCACCTGCTGCGCCGTAACTTCGACGTGAATGTGATGTTGTTCAACAACCAGATCTATGGTCTGACCAAAGGGCAATACTCTCCTACTTCCGAAGAGAACAAAGTGACCAAATCCACGCCTTTCGGCAGTATCGATCACCCGTTCAACCCGCTGGCACTGGCACTGGGCGCCGACGCCACCTTCATTGCCCGCAGCATGGACCGCGACCCGAAACACCTGCAGGAACTGCTGAAACGCAGCCACGCCCACAAAGGCGCATCTTTCCTGGAAATATACCAGAACTGTAACATCTTCAACGATGGCGCATTCGAAATATTCACCGAAAAATCCAGCAAAGCAGAAGAGACCCTGTTCGTAGAACAAGGACAGCCGCTGATCTTCGGCGCACAGAAAAATAAAGGACTCCGCCTCGACGGCCTCAAACCCGTAGTAGTGGAACTGGGCAGCGAATACAGCGCAGCCGACCTCTGGATACACGATGAAAGCGATTTCTATAAAGCACAGCTGCTGACCCGCCTGTTCGACGATCCTCGTATCGAAGGACATATGCCGCGTCCTTTCGGCGTGTTCTATCAAACGCAACGTCCTACCTACGAAGCCGTAATGGCCGCGCAGCTGGAAGACGCCATCTCCAGGAAAGGCCCCGGCGACCTGGATAAATTGCTGGCTGGTAACGAAACCTGGACCATCAGTTAA
- a CDS encoding LysE family translocator encodes MITSIVAGLGLGLFLSLSVGPVIFAIIKYSINNGFKAGISFALGVSMSDIFFVLTGNLATSFITGLEEYKRSIGVVGGFLLIGMGIYGLFFKKVKISTGDERPEMFRTHDYLKIWLAGFLMNTLNPGVIIFWLGVCVANAATSVGHRFVMYAVCLTLVLSADILKVFISDKIRHKLTLTNVEWLNRVAGVSMIIFGVVLLYKVMFELGSLGH; translated from the coding sequence ATGATAACATCAATTGTAGCTGGATTAGGACTGGGATTATTTCTGTCGTTATCGGTGGGGCCTGTAATTTTCGCCATCATCAAGTACAGTATCAATAATGGCTTCAAGGCGGGCATCAGCTTTGCGCTGGGCGTGTCTATGAGCGATATTTTCTTTGTATTGACCGGTAACCTGGCCACCTCCTTTATCACCGGGCTGGAAGAATACAAACGCTCTATCGGTGTGGTAGGCGGCTTCCTCCTGATTGGTATGGGTATTTACGGGCTGTTCTTCAAAAAAGTGAAAATCAGTACCGGAGACGAAAGACCGGAAATGTTCCGCACGCATGACTACCTGAAGATATGGCTGGCCGGCTTCCTTATGAATACGCTGAACCCCGGGGTCATTATCTTCTGGCTGGGTGTATGCGTGGCCAACGCCGCCACTTCTGTGGGCCATCGCTTTGTGATGTACGCGGTCTGTCTCACCCTGGTGCTCTCCGCGGATATCCTTAAAGTCTTTATCTCCGACAAAATCCGTCATAAACTTACCCTCACCAATGTTGAATGGCTTAACCGCGTAGCGGGCGTGAGTATGATTATCTTCGGCGTGGTGCTGTTGTACAAGGTGATGTTTGAGCTGGGATCACTCGGCCATTGA
- a CDS encoding GH3 family domain-containing protein, which produces MAIIGNLISRSLRIRKKFTFKLGTPRQYQLQVLHRLLEKAKDTEFGRHYDFQDILDSPNFIGQYREKIPVHNYSKMHKEWWYRCLEGEANVSWPEKIKYFALSSGTSESASKHIPVTKAMLRTVKKVGVKQLYSMVNFNVPPKSFTKGILMLGGTTSLFEKGDYYEGDMSGIQAKNIPRWFRRFYKPGGSISRKPNWEQRIKLIVRKAPSWDVGTVCGVPAWVQIVFEEIIKYHGVKNIHEIWPNLAIYIHGGVSFEPYRESFQKLLGKPINFIETYMASEGSFGFQARPGVRGIKLVLNAGIFYEFIPFNEENFDADGEVKPNPRSYMINEVVEDVEYAVMLSTCAGAWRYLIGDVVKFTSVKEHEIVIVGRTKQFLSLAGEHMSVDNMNKAIDTVQKKMGITIREFTVAGFPYENLFAHRWYIGTDQPVADVAKIREIIDQTLAEVNDDYAVERTSALKEVFVEVLPNEVFIDYLRCKGKEGAMNKFPRVMKGEKLKDWEKFLAGKTVKHQA; this is translated from the coding sequence ATGGCCATCATAGGTAATCTGATTTCCAGGTCACTACGTATCAGGAAGAAGTTCACGTTTAAGTTAGGTACACCTCGCCAATACCAGCTGCAGGTGCTGCACCGTCTGCTGGAGAAGGCCAAGGATACTGAGTTTGGCCGGCACTACGATTTCCAGGACATTTTGGACAGTCCGAATTTCATCGGTCAGTACCGGGAGAAAATACCTGTGCACAATTACAGTAAGATGCACAAGGAGTGGTGGTATCGTTGCCTGGAAGGGGAAGCCAACGTTAGCTGGCCGGAGAAGATCAAGTATTTTGCGCTGAGCTCCGGTACTTCTGAATCAGCGAGCAAGCATATTCCTGTTACCAAAGCCATGCTGCGGACGGTGAAGAAGGTGGGCGTGAAGCAGCTGTATTCCATGGTGAACTTCAACGTTCCGCCCAAGTCTTTTACAAAAGGAATCCTGATGCTGGGAGGCACTACCTCCCTGTTCGAAAAAGGCGACTATTACGAGGGAGACATGAGCGGCATCCAGGCCAAAAACATCCCGCGTTGGTTCCGCCGTTTTTATAAGCCCGGGGGCAGCATTTCCCGCAAGCCTAACTGGGAGCAGCGTATCAAGCTGATTGTCCGTAAAGCGCCCAGCTGGGACGTAGGGACCGTATGCGGTGTGCCTGCCTGGGTACAAATTGTATTTGAAGAGATCATCAAATACCACGGCGTAAAAAATATTCACGAAATATGGCCTAACCTGGCTATCTATATCCACGGCGGGGTATCTTTCGAACCTTACCGCGAGAGCTTCCAGAAGTTACTGGGTAAGCCGATCAACTTCATTGAAACCTACATGGCCTCCGAAGGTTCTTTCGGTTTCCAGGCACGCCCGGGCGTAAGAGGCATCAAACTGGTGCTCAATGCCGGTATCTTCTACGAATTCATTCCTTTCAATGAAGAGAACTTCGACGCAGACGGAGAAGTAAAGCCTAACCCCAGGTCTTACATGATCAATGAGGTGGTGGAAGACGTGGAGTATGCGGTGATGTTGTCTACCTGTGCGGGCGCATGGCGCTACCTGATCGGTGACGTGGTGAAATTTACTTCCGTGAAGGAACATGAAATCGTGATCGTAGGCCGTACCAAGCAGTTTCTCAGCCTTGCCGGCGAGCATATGAGTGTCGACAATATGAACAAGGCCATCGATACGGTGCAGAAAAAGATGGGTATCACCATCCGCGAATTTACCGTAGCGGGTTTCCCTTACGAGAACCTGTTCGCCCACCGCTGGTATATCGGTACCGATCAACCGGTGGCGGACGTGGCTAAGATCCGTGAAATCATTGACCAGACGCTGGCCGAAGTGAATGATGACTATGCGGTGGAAAGAACTTCCGCTTTGAAAGAAGTGTTTGTAGAAGTGTTGCCTAATGAAGTATTTATCGATTACCTGCGTTGCAAAGGCAAGGAGGGCGCGATGAATAAATTCCCGCGGGTCATGAAAGGTGAGAAACTGAAAGACTGGGAGAAATTCCTGGCAGGTAAGACAGTGAAGCACCAGGCATAA
- a CDS encoding inositol monophosphatase family protein, which produces MLKSTLLKATEAGGKILQQYFNGVFEVSSKSTVNDLVTEADKKSEAVIIEVIRDTYPDHFILSEEVGAMETDSAYKWIIDPIDGTVNFANGIPICCVSIGVEKEGEMVLGAVYNPFMNELFVAEKGKGATLNDKPIHVSAKASVATSCLVTGFPYKWEESDRNPLQVLTSVIQQGIPVRRLGSAAIDLCWVACGRFDGFWEHHLQAWDSAAGYLMVEEAGGKVTDFSGDKYSPYQNDILATNGHIHSELRNLINGK; this is translated from the coding sequence ATGCTAAAATCTACTTTACTCAAAGCTACTGAAGCCGGCGGAAAAATACTCCAACAATATTTTAACGGGGTTTTCGAAGTGAGCAGCAAAAGCACTGTCAACGATCTGGTAACGGAAGCGGATAAAAAATCTGAAGCGGTAATTATCGAGGTAATCCGTGATACTTATCCTGACCATTTCATTCTCAGCGAGGAAGTGGGCGCCATGGAAACGGATTCTGCCTATAAATGGATCATCGACCCCATAGACGGCACGGTTAACTTTGCCAACGGCATCCCTATCTGCTGCGTCTCCATAGGCGTGGAAAAAGAAGGAGAAATGGTGCTGGGCGCGGTATACAATCCTTTTATGAACGAGCTGTTCGTTGCTGAAAAAGGTAAGGGCGCCACCCTGAACGACAAACCCATCCATGTTTCTGCCAAAGCCAGCGTGGCCACCTCCTGCCTGGTGACCGGCTTCCCTTACAAATGGGAAGAAAGTGACCGTAATCCCCTACAGGTGCTGACCAGCGTTATCCAGCAGGGCATCCCCGTACGCCGCCTCGGCTCCGCAGCGATAGACCTCTGCTGGGTTGCCTGCGGCCGCTTCGACGGTTTCTGGGAACACCACCTCCAGGCCTGGGACAGCGCCGCCGGATACCTGATGGTAGAAGAAGCGGGCGGTAAAGTGACCGACTTCTCCGGCGATAAATACTCCCCTTATCAAAACGATATCCTGGCCACCAACGGCCATATCCATAGTGAACTGAGGAACCTCATTAACGGTAAATAA
- the thiL gene encoding thiamine-phosphate kinase, which translates to MEERTEIKDLGEFGLIDYLTRNIEIQNASTVLGVGDDAAVIDHFGKQTVISTDMLVEGIHFDLMYTPLKHLGYKSVVVNLSDIYAMNATPTQITVSIAFSNKVSLEALTEFYEGVYAACEKYGVDLIGGDTSNSQKGFIISVTAIGEVTPDQFVKRSTAQKGDLLCVTGDLGAAYLGLTLLEREKKIFLENPEVKPDLEDQTYIIGRQLKPEARKDIIEFLQEQEIVPTAMMDVSDGLSSEILHIAKQSNLGVVLYEEKIPIAQESKEMALKFSLDPTACALSGGEDYELLFTMKQQDYDKIVLNEQISVIGYMTDIAEGAHIHTKGGNKFKLVAQGWNAFKQ; encoded by the coding sequence ATGGAAGAAAGAACAGAAATAAAAGACCTGGGCGAATTTGGTCTGATCGACTACCTCACCAGGAATATTGAAATACAAAACGCCAGCACCGTACTCGGTGTAGGCGACGATGCCGCCGTCATCGATCACTTCGGCAAACAAACCGTGATCAGCACGGATATGCTGGTAGAAGGCATTCACTTCGACCTGATGTATACGCCGCTGAAACACCTCGGCTACAAATCGGTGGTAGTAAACCTCTCCGACATCTACGCCATGAACGCCACGCCCACGCAAATCACCGTGAGCATCGCCTTCTCCAACAAAGTATCCCTCGAAGCCCTCACCGAGTTCTATGAAGGCGTTTACGCCGCCTGTGAAAAATACGGTGTAGACCTTATAGGTGGTGATACCAGCAATTCCCAGAAAGGATTTATCATCAGCGTAACCGCCATCGGCGAAGTTACCCCCGACCAGTTCGTGAAAAGATCCACCGCCCAGAAAGGCGATCTGCTCTGCGTTACCGGCGACCTGGGCGCGGCTTACCTTGGCCTCACCCTCCTCGAAAGGGAAAAGAAAATATTCCTCGAAAATCCCGAGGTAAAACCCGATCTGGAAGATCAAACCTATATCATCGGCCGCCAGCTGAAACCCGAAGCCCGTAAAGATATCATCGAGTTCCTGCAGGAACAGGAAATAGTGCCCACCGCCATGATGGACGTGAGCGACGGCCTCAGCTCCGAAATACTCCACATCGCCAAACAAAGCAACCTTGGCGTGGTATTGTATGAAGAGAAAATACCCATTGCACAGGAAAGCAAGGAAATGGCCCTCAAATTCAGCCTCGATCCTACTGCCTGCGCACTCAGCGGCGGAGAAGACTATGAACTGCTGTTCACCATGAAACAACAGGACTACGATAAGATCGTGCTCAATGAGCAAATCAGCGTTATCGGCTATATGACAGACATCGCCGAAGGCGCACATATCCATACCAAGGGCGGCAACAAATTCAAACTGGTAGCCCAGGGCTGGAACGCGTTTAAACAGTAA
- a CDS encoding ArnT family glycosyltransferase yields the protein MIALLIKMGYGIFHNELGVRLFIVLFNTATLWLTARLIASKDNILFYLIMGSMGAMQIGGMLAVPDLPLIFFAAVYFWAYRYFLAGQNWRNTLLLGVAMALMFYSKYHGVLLVFFTVLSNMNLLRVGKFWAACIITTILFFPHIYWQYTHGFPSLQYHLVERNASSYDITYTLDYLAGQLLLFGPLMGWLLLYYAFRCPIQNTFERGLKFSLIGVLVFFAISTFKGRVEANWTVMVFTPVVILAHQAIVRRGWSRKPLLYTLPVSLLLVLATRVYMIWDFMPGVEIRPEIHHNKEWTSALATRAEGRPVVFTNSYQLPSKYMFYTGNLSYSLNSRYSRRSQYNFWDTETQLWGKPAMVVFEPGADMPVTDSIKTIRGTWDLNIQPAYYSYSLVQMKAGLQHIKARPREQVNVLLQPNNGYKRPLPIDREHPPMLGYGFSTKEEALPPVKSELTLERAMLRRVVTMPVVMPDKPGEYLLKFCVFAGDLIPTHNSQGIKVIVEK from the coding sequence ATGATCGCCCTGTTGATAAAAATGGGCTACGGCATTTTTCACAACGAACTGGGCGTACGGTTGTTTATTGTGCTGTTCAACACCGCCACCCTGTGGCTGACCGCCCGTTTGATCGCTTCCAAAGACAATATCCTGTTTTATCTGATCATGGGCTCCATGGGCGCCATGCAGATAGGCGGTATGCTGGCTGTTCCGGACCTGCCGCTGATATTCTTTGCCGCCGTGTACTTCTGGGCGTACCGTTATTTCCTGGCCGGCCAGAACTGGCGTAATACGCTGCTGCTAGGCGTTGCCATGGCTTTAATGTTCTACAGCAAATACCACGGGGTATTGCTGGTGTTCTTTACGGTATTGTCCAATATGAACCTGCTGCGGGTGGGTAAGTTCTGGGCCGCCTGTATTATCACCACCATCCTGTTTTTCCCGCATATCTACTGGCAGTACACACATGGCTTCCCTTCCCTGCAATATCACCTGGTAGAACGTAACGCATCGTCTTACGATATCACCTATACGCTGGACTACCTGGCGGGACAGCTGTTGCTGTTTGGCCCGCTGATGGGCTGGCTGCTGCTGTATTATGCTTTCCGTTGCCCTATCCAGAACACTTTTGAGCGGGGGCTGAAATTCAGCCTGATAGGAGTGCTCGTGTTTTTTGCCATCAGCACTTTTAAAGGAAGGGTGGAGGCCAACTGGACCGTGATGGTATTTACGCCGGTGGTGATACTGGCCCACCAGGCGATTGTTCGCAGAGGCTGGTCCCGTAAGCCGCTGTTATATACGTTGCCCGTATCCCTGTTGCTGGTGCTGGCGACGAGGGTATACATGATATGGGATTTTATGCCGGGAGTGGAAATAAGGCCGGAGATCCATCACAACAAAGAATGGACATCCGCGCTGGCCACCCGTGCCGAAGGGCGTCCGGTGGTGTTTACGAACAGTTACCAGCTGCCCTCCAAGTATATGTTCTATACCGGTAACCTGTCTTACAGCCTTAACAGCCGTTATTCCCGGCGCAGCCAGTATAATTTCTGGGACACGGAAACGCAGCTGTGGGGTAAACCGGCCATGGTCGTATTTGAGCCGGGGGCTGATATGCCGGTTACCGATAGCATCAAAACCATCCGGGGTACCTGGGACCTCAACATACAACCGGCTTATTATTCTTATTCGCTGGTGCAGATGAAAGCCGGACTGCAACACATCAAAGCCCGTCCGCGTGAACAGGTGAACGTGCTGCTGCAGCCGAACAACGGTTATAAAAGGCCGCTGCCGATAGACCGCGAGCACCCGCCCATGCTGGGTTATGGCTTCTCTACCAAAGAGGAAGCATTACCTCCGGTCAAATCGGAGCTCACGCTGGAGCGAGCCATGCTGCGCAGGGTGGTGACCATGCCGGTGGTGATGCCGGATAAACCAGGGGAGTACCTGCTGAAATTCTGTGTGTTTGCCGGTGATCTGATCCCTACGCATAACAGCCAGGGGATAAAGGTGATCGTGGAGAAATAA
- the nagA gene encoding N-acetylglucosamine-6-phosphate deacetylase has protein sequence MSVIYTNALIFTGDRILSDHAVVTDHHIITGIVPASEYKDHPNVIDLQGGFMAPAFVDLQVYGGNGSVFFLHPSVESLRAVYEAGKAGGAAHIMPTLATVAPEKVLLAIQAVRDYWQEGGRGVLGLHLEGPFINPVKKGAHLERYIHPLTREDVDWILYHGKGVVKMITLAPECCDPALVKAFQEAGITIFAGHSNATYAEATAAFENGIHHVTHLFNAMSPLESRAPGLVGAVYNQSKVFASIVADGVHVDFANVSISHKIMDGRLFLISDAAAENPEGDYVYIQQDDRYVNAAGVLAGSRLTMLQAVHNCVEKAGIPLHTALQMASLCPARALRLDSRLGRIETGYEAAFIVLRDHWDMTVYC, from the coding sequence ATGTCCGTTATTTATACAAACGCCCTGATATTCACCGGCGACAGGATACTCAGTGACCATGCAGTAGTGACGGACCATCACATTATCACAGGCATTGTACCTGCTTCCGAATATAAAGACCATCCCAACGTGATAGACCTGCAAGGCGGGTTTATGGCGCCGGCCTTTGTGGATTTGCAGGTATATGGCGGCAATGGCAGCGTATTTTTCCTGCATCCTTCTGTGGAAAGCCTCCGCGCTGTTTATGAAGCCGGTAAGGCCGGCGGGGCAGCGCATATCATGCCTACGCTGGCCACGGTGGCGCCGGAGAAAGTATTGCTGGCCATACAAGCCGTGAGAGACTACTGGCAGGAAGGCGGCCGGGGCGTGCTGGGACTGCATCTCGAAGGGCCGTTTATCAACCCGGTGAAAAAAGGCGCTCACCTGGAAAGGTATATCCATCCCCTTACCCGCGAAGATGTGGACTGGATACTGTATCACGGCAAAGGCGTGGTGAAGATGATCACGCTGGCGCCGGAATGCTGCGATCCTGCGCTGGTGAAGGCGTTCCAGGAGGCGGGGATCACCATTTTTGCCGGCCACAGCAACGCCACCTATGCCGAGGCCACAGCCGCTTTTGAAAACGGTATCCACCATGTCACGCATCTGTTTAATGCCATGTCCCCGTTGGAAAGCCGGGCGCCCGGCCTGGTAGGCGCAGTATATAATCAGTCGAAGGTATTTGCCAGTATCGTGGCCGACGGGGTGCACGTAGATTTCGCCAATGTGAGCATCAGCCATAAAATAATGGACGGCCGCCTTTTTCTGATCTCCGATGCGGCAGCAGAAAACCCGGAAGGAGACTATGTATATATTCAGCAGGACGACCGCTACGTCAATGCAGCCGGTGTACTGGCCGGTTCCCGGCTTACCATGCTGCAGGCCGTGCACAACTGCGTAGAGAAAGCAGGCATCCCCTTGCACACCGCGCTGCAGATGGCATCTCTTTGTCCGGCGCGGGCTTTACGCCTCGATTCGAGGCTGGGACGCATCGAAACCGGCTATGAAGCGGCATTTATCGTGCTGCGCGACCACTGGGATATGACAGTTTACTGCTAA
- a CDS encoding VOC family protein codes for MHLQAVHHIAVICADYHRSKAFYTDVLGLQVIREVYREERDSWKLDLALGDQYVIELFSFPDPPPRASRPEACGLRHLAFAVKDIAAAVQELHQKGVSPEPIRTDPYTGKRFTFFTDPDGLPLELYEQS; via the coding sequence ATGCATCTGCAGGCCGTGCACCATATCGCTGTTATTTGCGCTGACTATCACCGTAGTAAAGCCTTTTACACCGATGTGCTGGGCCTGCAGGTCATCCGGGAGGTATACCGCGAAGAACGCGACTCCTGGAAGCTGGACCTGGCGCTGGGCGACCAGTATGTGATAGAACTTTTTTCCTTCCCCGATCCGCCGCCACGGGCCAGCCGCCCGGAAGCCTGCGGCCTCCGTCACCTGGCCTTTGCCGTGAAAGATATCGCGGCTGCCGTACAGGAGCTGCACCAAAAAGGCGTATCCCCGGAACCCATTCGTACAGACCCATACACCGGCAAGCGTTTCACTTTTTTTACTGACCCTGATGGCCTACCTTTAGAGCTGTACGAACAATCCTAA
- a CDS encoding amidohydrolase, whose protein sequence is MADLKVTLIQSQLYWEDIAANLQMFDEKIDRIGERTEVVFLPEMFSTGFSMQPEKLAETMDGSAVQWMKKKAAEKNIILTGSLIIEENGHYLNRLVWMLPNGTYGTYDKRHLFGYAGEHEHYQPGDKRLIAQVKGWKINLNICYDMRFPVWARNTIQPDGNPAYDVLVYVANWPERRSTAWTTLLQARAIENQCYAIGVNRVGNDGNNIYHSGETSLIDPMGEIIYRKSHDEDTFTYTLQRDRVDEVRKNIPFLKDADNFTILSNELV, encoded by the coding sequence ATGGCAGATTTAAAAGTTACACTGATACAATCCCAGCTTTACTGGGAAGATATTGCGGCAAACCTGCAGATGTTTGACGAGAAAATCGATCGCATAGGTGAGCGGACAGAAGTGGTGTTTCTCCCCGAAATGTTCAGCACCGGCTTCAGCATGCAGCCGGAGAAACTGGCGGAAACCATGGACGGAAGCGCTGTGCAATGGATGAAGAAAAAGGCTGCCGAAAAAAATATCATCCTCACCGGCAGCCTGATCATCGAAGAAAACGGGCATTACCTGAACCGCCTCGTCTGGATGCTGCCCAACGGCACCTATGGCACTTACGATAAACGCCACCTGTTTGGTTATGCCGGCGAACATGAGCATTACCAGCCGGGCGACAAACGGCTGATCGCACAGGTGAAAGGCTGGAAAATCAATCTGAATATCTGTTACGATATGCGTTTCCCGGTATGGGCACGCAATACCATCCAGCCGGACGGCAATCCTGCCTACGACGTATTGGTATATGTGGCCAACTGGCCGGAACGCCGCAGCACCGCATGGACTACGCTGCTGCAGGCCCGCGCCATTGAAAACCAGTGTTACGCCATCGGCGTCAACAGGGTGGGCAATGACGGCAATAACATCTACCATAGCGGGGAAACCAGCCTGATAGACCCTATGGGCGAAATTATCTACCGCAAGTCACATGATGAAGATACCTTTACGTATACCCTTCAGCGTGACCGGGTGGATGAAGTGAGGAAAAACATCCCTTTCCTGAAAGATGCCGACAACTTCACTATTCTCAGTAACGAACTCGTTTAA
- a CDS encoding regulatory protein RecX, translating into MEKELEMLRRYCAYQERCHQEVKYKSLELGLRGEAVDAAIAELIADNFLNEERYAKAFAGGKFRIKQWGRNKIKAELKQKQVSDYCIRKGLAEIDEDDYYATLRKLADKKWQSLNRETALKRRYKTMQHLMQRGFESSLVQEALEEIANNDA; encoded by the coding sequence ATGGAAAAAGAACTGGAGATGCTGCGCCGCTACTGCGCTTACCAGGAGCGGTGCCATCAGGAAGTGAAATATAAAAGCCTGGAACTGGGATTACGCGGAGAAGCAGTAGATGCGGCCATTGCGGAACTGATAGCCGACAATTTCCTGAATGAGGAAAGATACGCCAAAGCCTTTGCCGGTGGCAAATTCAGGATCAAACAATGGGGCCGCAACAAAATCAAAGCGGAGCTGAAACAGAAGCAGGTGTCTGATTACTGCATCCGTAAAGGGCTGGCGGAGATCGACGAAGACGACTATTACGCCACGCTGCGGAAGCTGGCCGATAAGAAATGGCAGTCGCTCAACAGGGAAACTGCGCTCAAACGGCGGTATAAAACCATGCAACACCTGATGCAGCGCGGCTTTGAAAGTTCCCTGGTCCAGGAAGCGCTTGAAGAAATTGCAAATAATGACGCCTGA